The proteins below come from a single Hippocampus zosterae strain Florida chromosome 5, ASM2543408v3, whole genome shotgun sequence genomic window:
- the si:dkey-29b11.3 gene encoding actin-binding Rho-activating protein-like, with protein MDGANSPAQFTDGKAVCMVSVKGLKDNWQKWSDNHQEYQKLNPFSHDTRPTAAPQRGHDDYGRPLQGSLTAHRGEDAHTHISREVQELCKVIKDIGVQSHNAAHGRDISVEFGKLFEHYVTISNKLVGILLRARKQKLVNFEGEMLWQGKDDHVVITLLQ; from the coding sequence ATGGATGGAGCTAATTCTCCTGCTCAATTCACGGATGGCAAAGCAGTGTGCATGGTGTCTGTCAAAGGCCTGAAGGACAACTGGCAGAAATGGTCCGATAATCACCAGGAATACCAGAAGCTCAACCCCTTCAGTCACGACACCAGGCCCACGGCAGCTCCTCAGAGGGGTCACGATGACTATGGCAGGCCCCTGCAAGGCTCATTGACCGCACACCGTGGGGAggatgctcacacacacatcagcCGAGAGGTTCAGGAGTTGTGTAAAGTGATTAAAGACATCGGGGTGCAGAGCCACAATGCTGCGCATGGGAGGGATATCTCGGTAGAATTTGGCAAGCTGTTTGAGCATTATGTGACTATCTCTAACAAACTGGTGGGGATTCTTCTCAGAGCCCGGAAGCAGAAGCTTGTTAACTTTGAGGGGGAGATGTTATGGCAAGGGAAAGATGACCATGTTGTGATTACTCTCTTGCAATGA